TGTTCCACAAGCGGTGTTCGCACATAGGCCGGGCACAGGGTGTTGATAGTGACATTCCGCTCGGCGGCTTCGAGCGCAATGGTTTTGCTGAAACCAATCAGGCCGTGCTTCGCTGCCACATAGGCGCTTTTGTAGGGGGATGCCACCAGTGCGTGGATGGAGCCGATGTTGATAATGCGGCCGTAGTTCTGCGCATACATGCCGGGCAGAAAGGCGCGGGTCATCATGGCGGGGCCAGTGAGCAACACATCGATGAGCGTGCGAAAGCGTTGACTGGGGAAATCTTCAATGGGCGCCACGTGTTGCAGGCCGGCGTTATTGATCAGCAAGTCCACCGCGCCAATCTTGTCCGCTATTTGTGTAATTTGTGCTTCATTGCTCACGTCCAGTGCATGTGCCTGAACCATGCCAGCAAGGTTGGCCGCGGCAGCCTCAGCGGCTGCCAGTGAAATGTCGGTCAGATGCACCTGAACATTTTGTGCAGCCAGATGCCTGGCAAGTGCCAAACCTATGCCGCTGGCGGCGCCGGTGATCAGTGCGCTTGTGACCTTTGTTTGCGTACGGCCTTGCGAATCAGTTGGCATAGCGTCCTACTCCTCTCGGGTGCAAGAATCTTTCGAATACTACTCCACTACATATGACAGGATTACGAAAAAGACCGGCACCGGCGTTTTACTTGCGTTAACGCCGTGCCGGTACAGAGGCAAACCGGTCAGGCGACGGCCCGGATTTTTTTGTCTTCGGCCTTTTCAGAGCTGGTTTCTGGTGTCGGCTTTTTCTGTGCCGGATTACTGTGACGCTTGTGCAGGAATTCCAGTACTTCGGCGCGGTAACGGTTGTATTCGGCATCTTTGGCCATTTCCAACCGATCGCGTGGGCGCGCGAGGTCTACCTGCAGTATCTCGCCGATGGTGGCGGCCGGCCCGTTGGTCATCATCACAATGCGATCGGACAGGAGTACCGCTTCGTCCACGTCGTGGGTGATCATGATCACGGTACTGTTCAGCTCGGATTGGATTTCAATCAGTGAGTCCTGCAGGTGGGCGCGGGTCAGCGCGTCGAGTGCGCCAAAGGGC
This region of Simiduia agarivorans SA1 = DSM 21679 genomic DNA includes:
- a CDS encoding 3-hydroxybutyrate dehydrogenase is translated as MPTDSQGRTQTKVTSALITGAASGIGLALARHLAAQNVQVHLTDISLAAAEAAAANLAGMVQAHALDVSNEAQITQIADKIGAVDLLINNAGLQHVAPIEDFPSQRFRTLIDVLLTGPAMMTRAFLPGMYAQNYGRIINIGSIHALVASPYKSAYVAAKHGLIGFSKTIALEAAERNVTINTLCPAYVRTPLVEQQISAQAQSHGISEEAVINDIMLKPMPKKSFIGTDELCGAVDYLIGPAARNMTAQTLVLDGGWTAR